From Halodesulfovibrio aestuarii DSM 17919 = ATCC 29578, the proteins below share one genomic window:
- a CDS encoding HD domain-containing phosphohydrolase has protein sequence MQLFFPHIIILNKEVIKPNRSIGKKILDGSQKELLRVACETAHQHHESWDGNGYPSGLHEHAISIFCADHYAG, from the coding sequence GTGCAGCTTTTTTTCCCACACATCATCATTTTGAATAAAGAAGTAATAAAACCAAATAGATCTATCGGAAAAAAGATATTAGACGGTTCCCAAAAGGAACTACTGCGTGTCGCATGCGAAACAGCCCACCAGCATCACGAGAGCTGGGACGGCAACGGATACCCCAGTGGTTTACATGAACACGCAATCAGCATTTTTTGCGCGGATCACTATGCTGGCTGA
- a CDS encoding methyl-accepting chemotaxis protein: protein MGRFSLKLQVFLIAASALISLGVGYAFLYSGSDGATVSMGCVGTALLVTVGLFTLLVLPLVFITISTLRTAFSVIRTKSKQVCDGDFSVVFPSSTVADLAAVEQDIETMFASLKHRLGFAQGVLTGIDTPFVVVDTNEVLTYTNDSLLTILEQEGKPEDYYGQNVAYFFYGDASRRTVLADSLEKHIVTKREVILTGRKGGQRKIFINASPLFDLNGELMGALCIYQDLTALRQREEEILKTNEQIAIAVRDSEGVSHEVARVAQEIATQMEGTSLAVSRQTERAMETAAAMEQMNVAVTEVAQNASNAAEQATSARDKAEQGFKVVGQAIEAIDDVARLSRQLHDDMASLGQQAEGIGTVMNVITDIADQTNLLALNAAIEAARAGDAGRGFAVVADEVRKLAEKTMQATKEVGEAIDAIQAGAQRNLESVEAATTAVARSRELSGASGEVLDVIVELVNDSTDQVQAIATAAEEQAATSDHINRSVDEVRTISEQSADEIVLASDGVRELSLMAGRLREIIQSVGS from the coding sequence ATGGGAAGATTTTCCCTGAAGTTGCAGGTTTTCTTAATTGCCGCAAGTGCGCTGATATCGCTTGGGGTTGGGTATGCTTTTTTATATTCCGGTTCCGATGGTGCCACTGTTTCAATGGGGTGTGTTGGCACTGCGTTGTTGGTGACAGTCGGCTTGTTTACCTTGTTAGTATTGCCGCTGGTTTTTATAACGATAAGTACGCTGCGTACTGCATTCAGCGTTATCCGGACTAAAAGTAAACAGGTTTGTGACGGAGACTTTTCGGTTGTTTTTCCTTCTTCGACAGTTGCGGACCTTGCGGCTGTGGAGCAGGACATTGAGACAATGTTTGCCAGCCTGAAGCATCGGCTTGGCTTTGCTCAGGGAGTGCTTACCGGTATTGACACTCCTTTTGTCGTTGTCGATACAAATGAAGTTTTGACCTATACCAACGATTCTCTGCTTACCATCCTTGAGCAGGAAGGAAAGCCGGAAGATTATTATGGACAGAATGTAGCGTACTTTTTCTATGGGGATGCTTCCCGTCGTACGGTTTTGGCAGATAGTCTTGAAAAACATATTGTCACAAAGCGTGAAGTCATTCTTACAGGACGTAAGGGCGGGCAGCGAAAAATTTTTATTAATGCCTCCCCCCTGTTTGACTTGAATGGTGAGTTGATGGGGGCGCTTTGCATTTATCAGGATTTAACCGCTTTGCGCCAGCGTGAGGAAGAAATTCTGAAAACAAATGAGCAGATTGCTATTGCTGTACGCGATTCTGAAGGTGTTTCCCATGAGGTCGCACGAGTTGCGCAGGAGATTGCCACGCAGATGGAAGGAACAAGCCTCGCCGTGTCTCGTCAAACTGAGCGCGCTATGGAGACAGCCGCTGCGATGGAGCAGATGAATGTAGCCGTGACTGAAGTTGCGCAGAATGCTTCAAACGCTGCCGAACAGGCCACCTCTGCCCGTGACAAAGCAGAACAGGGCTTTAAAGTTGTCGGACAGGCTATTGAAGCTATTGATGATGTAGCCCGTTTATCACGGCAATTACATGATGATATGGCCTCGTTAGGCCAGCAGGCTGAAGGTATCGGTACGGTTATGAATGTCATTACTGATATTGCAGATCAGACAAACTTACTTGCGTTAAATGCAGCGATTGAAGCAGCGCGGGCCGGGGACGCTGGTCGAGGGTTCGCTGTAGTTGCGGATGAAGTCCGTAAGCTTGCAGAAAAAACCATGCAGGCAACAAAGGAAGTAGGTGAAGCCATTGATGCAATTCAGGCTGGTGCGCAGCGTAATCTTGAAAGTGTAGAAGCTGCAACCACGGCTGTAGCCCGTTCCAGAGAGCTTTCCGGCGCCTCAGGTGAAGTGCTCGACGTTATTGTTGAACTGGTAAATGATTCAACGGATCAGGTGCAGGCAATTGCGACAGCAGCAGAGGAACAGGCTGCGACGAGTGATCATATTAACCGTTCAGTAGACGAAGTACGGACAATCTCTGAACAGTCAGCAGACGAGATTGTACTCGCTTCAGACGGAGTTCGAGAGCTTTCGCTTATGGCAGGACGGTTACGGGAAATAATTCAGTCTGTCGGGTCATGA
- the ald gene encoding alanine dehydrogenase yields the protein MIVGVLKEIKVKENRVCMTPAGVTTMVAHGHEILVEKSAGVGSGFSDEEYVAAGATIIDTPQEICDKAEMVMHVKEPQPSEYGMLRKGQILFTYLHLAADEPQTKGLMESGATCIAYETVQKADRSLPLLTPMSEVAGRMAIQQGAKALESTNGGLGKLLGGVPGVEPAKVMVIGGGVVGVQAAKMACGLGAQVYLMDINLDRLRYLDDVMPANCTTLMSSKGTIQSMLPEMDLVVGAVLIPGAKAPSVITREDLKLMKKGAALVDVAIDQGGCFETSKATTHENPTYEVEGVVHYCVANIPGAVPATSTMALTNATLPYALELANKGWKKACQENEALKLGLNVHEGKLTFKAVCDAFGLEYTPVEDVL from the coding sequence ATGATCGTAGGTGTACTTAAAGAGATTAAAGTTAAAGAAAACCGCGTTTGTATGACCCCTGCTGGCGTTACCACCATGGTAGCACACGGTCATGAAATCCTCGTTGAGAAAAGCGCTGGTGTCGGTTCCGGTTTTTCTGATGAAGAATACGTAGCTGCTGGTGCAACCATCATCGATACCCCGCAGGAAATCTGCGACAAAGCTGAAATGGTAATGCACGTTAAAGAACCACAGCCTTCCGAATACGGTATGCTCCGTAAAGGCCAGATCCTCTTTACTTACCTTCATCTTGCTGCTGACGAGCCACAGACCAAAGGTCTTATGGAATCCGGCGCAACTTGCATCGCATACGAAACCGTTCAGAAAGCTGACCGTTCCCTTCCACTTCTTACTCCTATGTCTGAAGTTGCTGGCCGTATGGCTATTCAGCAGGGTGCAAAAGCTCTCGAATCCACCAACGGTGGCCTCGGTAAACTCCTCGGTGGCGTACCTGGTGTAGAACCAGCTAAAGTTATGGTTATCGGTGGCGGCGTTGTAGGTGTTCAGGCTGCTAAAATGGCTTGTGGCCTTGGCGCACAGGTTTACCTCATGGACATCAACCTTGATCGTCTCCGTTACCTCGACGACGTAATGCCAGCTAACTGCACTACTCTCATGTCTTCCAAAGGCACGATCCAGAGCATGCTTCCAGAAATGGACCTCGTTGTAGGTGCAGTTCTTATTCCTGGTGCAAAAGCTCCTTCCGTAATTACTCGTGAAGACCTCAAACTCATGAAAAAAGGCGCAGCACTCGTTGACGTTGCTATCGACCAGGGTGGTTGCTTCGAAACTTCTAAAGCTACCACTCACGAAAACCCAACTTACGAAGTAGAAGGCGTAGTTCACTACTGCGTAGCTAACATCCCTGGTGCAGTTCCAGCAACTTCCACCATGGCTCTTACTAACGCAACTCTTCCTTACGCTCTCGAGCTTGCTAACAAAGGTTGGAAGAAAGCTTGTCAGGAAAACGAAGCTCTTAAACTGGGTCTTAACGTTCACGAAGGCAAACTTACATTCAAAGCTGTTTGTGATGCATTCGGCCTCGAATACACTCCGGTTGAAGACGTATTATAA
- a CDS encoding aspartate aminotransferase family protein, which translates to MSNAEITKAVQQDKENCWHHLTQHKPFDGDANPMVVVEGEGMRIKDANGKVFLDAVSGGVWTVNVGYGREEIAKAVYEQLKKLCYFAGSAGSIPGAQFAEALLDKMPGMGRVYYSNSGSEANEKAYKIVRQLAHLKGDGSKHKIVFRDRDYHGTTIGALSSTGQFERKNQYGPFAPGFVELANCNCYRCPFGKEYGSCDIECAHALESLIQNEGPENVGGVVLEPITAGGGVIVPVPEYFPIIREICDRYDVLLHIDEVVCGLGRTGKWFGYQHFDFTPDMVTMAKGVASGYAGISCTVTTEKVFDQFKADPSDRMHYFRDISTFGGCTAGPAAALANMEIIIRENLLDNVVKMGDYFQDRLFELKDKYSIIGDVRGKGLFQGLELVKDRATKEPVDESVAAGVAGNCGKEGVIIGRTNRSFKEFNNTLCFSPALIAGKSEIDEIIDALDKSFASISA; encoded by the coding sequence ATGAGCAATGCAGAAATTACAAAAGCTGTACAGCAGGATAAAGAAAATTGTTGGCATCATCTCACCCAGCACAAACCATTCGACGGTGACGCAAACCCGATGGTTGTTGTTGAAGGTGAAGGCATGCGTATCAAAGACGCAAACGGCAAAGTGTTCCTCGACGCTGTTTCCGGTGGCGTTTGGACTGTTAACGTAGGCTACGGCCGTGAAGAAATTGCAAAAGCAGTTTATGAACAGCTTAAAAAGCTTTGTTACTTTGCTGGTTCCGCCGGTAGCATTCCGGGTGCACAGTTCGCTGAAGCTCTTCTTGATAAAATGCCTGGCATGGGCCGTGTTTACTATTCTAACTCCGGTTCTGAAGCTAACGAAAAAGCATACAAAATCGTACGTCAGCTCGCACACCTTAAAGGTGACGGCTCTAAACACAAAATCGTGTTCCGTGATCGTGACTACCACGGCACTACCATTGGTGCTCTTTCCTCCACTGGACAGTTTGAACGTAAAAACCAGTACGGTCCGTTTGCTCCTGGCTTTGTAGAACTCGCAAACTGTAACTGTTACCGTTGTCCATTCGGTAAAGAATACGGTAGCTGTGACATTGAATGTGCTCACGCTCTTGAGTCTCTCATTCAGAATGAAGGACCTGAAAACGTTGGCGGTGTAGTTCTTGAACCGATCACTGCTGGTGGTGGCGTAATCGTTCCTGTACCTGAGTACTTCCCGATTATCCGTGAAATTTGTGATCGTTACGACGTTCTTCTTCACATTGACGAAGTTGTATGCGGTCTTGGTCGTACCGGTAAATGGTTTGGTTACCAGCATTTTGACTTCACCCCGGACATGGTAACCATGGCGAAAGGTGTTGCATCCGGTTACGCAGGTATTTCCTGTACCGTAACCACTGAAAAAGTTTTTGATCAGTTTAAAGCGGATCCTTCCGATCGTATGCATTACTTCCGCGATATTTCCACCTTCGGTGGTTGTACTGCTGGTCCTGCTGCAGCACTCGCTAACATGGAAATTATCATTCGCGAAAACCTGCTCGACAACGTCGTCAAAATGGGTGACTATTTCCAGGATCGTCTCTTTGAACTGAAAGACAAGTACTCCATTATCGGCGACGTTCGCGGTAAAGGTCTCTTCCAGGGGCTTGAGCTCGTTAAAGACCGTGCTACCAAAGAACCTGTGGACGAATCTGTTGCAGCTGGTGTTGCTGGCAATTGTGGGAAAGAAGGTGTTATCATCGGCCGCACAAACCGCTCTTTTAAAGAGTTCAACAACACTCTTTGTTTCAGCCCTGCACTGATTGCTGGTAAATCTGAAATTGATGAAATTATTGATGCACTTGATAAATCCTTTGCATCTATTTCTGCATAA
- the sarD gene encoding sulfoacetaldehyde reductase: MHHTFHSVSKTVHGVGSIAQAGDEVKNLGGKRAIIVTDPGLASLGLHKPVEEALETAGIEFVLYAKAELEPNADSIQDCASAATEFKADVIIGFGGGSALDTAKAASVLAVHEGPISKYFGVNVVPGPCMPMIAIPTTAGTGSEMTSISVLTNNETGAKMGVVSDYLYADAVILDPAITTGLPAHVTAMTGVDAFVHAMESFVGLRATPFTDAQNLAAMKLIAANIRKAYTNGSNLEAREAMLYGSALAGLGFGNTQNGVIHAVGTSVPAKYKLPHGLLMACFAPVGISFNYMANPEKYAIVADILNGEDTFGPVLERAEGCAEAFIAMLEDLDIKVGLAPYGVQESDLEGIATRAMAAKRLMDNNPRQCTEKQLLDHLQKTF, translated from the coding sequence ATGCATCACACATTCCATTCAGTAAGCAAAACTGTACACGGCGTAGGTTCTATTGCACAGGCTGGCGATGAAGTTAAAAATCTCGGTGGTAAGCGTGCAATTATCGTAACTGACCCGGGTCTTGCATCTCTCGGCCTTCATAAGCCGGTAGAAGAAGCTCTCGAAACTGCAGGCATTGAATTTGTTCTCTATGCAAAAGCAGAGCTCGAGCCAAATGCTGACTCTATCCAGGATTGCGCCAGCGCAGCAACCGAATTCAAAGCTGACGTTATCATCGGTTTCGGTGGTGGTAGTGCTCTTGATACTGCAAAAGCAGCTTCTGTTCTCGCAGTACACGAAGGTCCTATTTCCAAGTACTTCGGCGTAAACGTTGTTCCTGGTCCTTGTATGCCAATGATCGCAATTCCTACCACTGCGGGCACTGGTTCTGAAATGACTTCCATTTCTGTACTGACCAACAACGAAACTGGTGCGAAAATGGGTGTTGTGAGTGATTATCTGTACGCTGATGCTGTTATCCTCGATCCAGCTATCACTACCGGTCTTCCAGCTCACGTTACCGCAATGACTGGTGTAGACGCATTCGTTCACGCAATGGAATCTTTCGTAGGTCTGCGTGCTACTCCATTTACCGATGCTCAGAACCTTGCAGCTATGAAGTTGATTGCTGCGAATATTCGCAAAGCATACACCAACGGTTCTAACCTCGAAGCACGTGAAGCAATGCTTTACGGTTCCGCTCTCGCAGGTCTTGGCTTCGGTAACACTCAGAACGGTGTTATCCACGCAGTAGGTACTTCTGTTCCTGCCAAATATAAGCTTCCTCATGGCCTCCTGATGGCATGTTTCGCACCTGTAGGTATTAGCTTCAACTATATGGCTAATCCTGAGAAATATGCAATCGTTGCTGACATCCTTAACGGCGAAGATACTTTCGGTCCTGTTTTGGAACGTGCAGAAGGTTGTGCAGAGGCATTTATCGCAATGCTCGAAGACCTCGACATTAAAGTAGGTCTCGCTCCTTACGGTGTGCAGGAATCTGATCTTGAAGGTATCGCAACTCGAGCAATGGCTGCAAAACGTCTTATGGACAACAATCCACGCCAGTGCACTGAGAAACAGCTTCTCGACCATTTGCAGAAAACATTTTAG
- a CDS encoding APC family permease gives MAETQTSLKKTIKPSQAWALALGAILGWGAFVLPALRFLPTAGPLASCIGFALGGVMLLFVAMSYGDMIGKYPVAGGEFVFAYVGFGPTAAFVCGWALALGYICIIALNASALALLFRFLLPGVFEVGYLYTIVGWDIYAGELAMLIAILVGCGWINYRGADLVGKIQVFLAIALVGGVFALFAGTTLHETSSVSNLFPLFAEHRSPMASIMAIVAIAPWLYVGFDTIPQAAEEFDFPHEMATKLMVTAILCGVVLYAMVTLAVAGLMPYKELLAMDVPWATGYVAHLSLGKAGSVILAIAVSAAIFTGINGFFIASSRLLFSIGRARILPSWFGDIHPKHGTPHKSIVFVTLLTIIAPFFGREVLNWVVDMSAVGTVIGYLYTCLAAYKVAVAFRSEEKTSKKIIFAAFGSVSSIICILLLTVPGSPGSIGTESWIALVLWTLLGAFFYKIKMGEFKGLDYETQRSLMMGGIELPTFFKK, from the coding sequence ATGGCTGAGACACAGACTTCATTAAAAAAGACGATTAAGCCTAGTCAGGCTTGGGCGCTTGCGCTTGGCGCAATTTTAGGTTGGGGCGCGTTTGTATTGCCTGCACTGCGATTTTTGCCAACCGCGGGACCACTTGCTTCGTGCATCGGTTTCGCACTTGGCGGAGTGATGCTTCTTTTTGTTGCCATGAGCTATGGTGACATGATCGGGAAGTACCCAGTTGCTGGTGGCGAATTTGTATTTGCATATGTTGGATTCGGCCCTACAGCTGCATTTGTATGTGGTTGGGCATTAGCGCTTGGTTATATTTGTATTATTGCACTTAACGCGTCAGCGCTTGCGCTGCTTTTTAGATTCCTCCTTCCAGGGGTATTTGAAGTTGGATATTTGTACACAATCGTAGGTTGGGACATTTACGCCGGCGAACTGGCAATGCTTATTGCTATTCTCGTAGGTTGTGGCTGGATCAACTACCGTGGTGCGGATCTTGTTGGTAAAATTCAGGTGTTTCTCGCAATTGCACTGGTTGGTGGCGTTTTTGCGCTGTTTGCTGGAACGACCCTGCATGAAACTTCTTCAGTTTCCAACTTGTTCCCACTGTTTGCAGAGCATCGCAGCCCAATGGCATCTATCATGGCAATCGTAGCTATCGCACCTTGGCTTTACGTTGGCTTTGATACCATTCCTCAGGCTGCTGAAGAATTTGATTTTCCGCATGAGATGGCAACTAAACTGATGGTGACCGCAATTCTGTGTGGCGTTGTGCTCTACGCAATGGTTACTCTCGCTGTAGCTGGTCTTATGCCTTACAAAGAGCTTTTAGCTATGGATGTACCTTGGGCTACTGGCTACGTTGCTCACCTTTCATTAGGTAAAGCAGGTAGTGTGATTCTCGCAATCGCAGTTTCAGCAGCAATCTTCACCGGTATTAACGGCTTCTTCATCGCATCATCCCGTTTGCTCTTCAGCATCGGCCGCGCAAGAATCCTTCCAAGCTGGTTTGGAGATATTCATCCAAAGCATGGTACCCCGCACAAATCTATTGTGTTCGTAACCCTGCTTACCATCATCGCACCGTTCTTCGGTCGTGAGGTACTGAACTGGGTAGTAGATATGTCTGCGGTTGGTACGGTTATTGGTTACCTCTACACTTGTCTTGCTGCATACAAAGTTGCTGTAGCGTTCCGAAGTGAAGAGAAAACCTCGAAAAAGATTATTTTTGCGGCGTTTGGCTCTGTGAGCTCCATAATTTGTATCCTGCTTCTTACCGTTCCAGGTTCCCCTGGTTCCATCGGCACAGAATCCTGGATTGCACTGGTACTCTGGACTCTACTCGGCGCGTTTTTCTACAAAATAAAAATGGGTGAATTCAAAGGTCTTGATTATGAGACTCAGCGTTCATTGATGATGGGCGGCATTGAGCTCCCTACTTTCTTCAAAAAATAG
- a CDS encoding sigma-54 interaction domain-containing protein, with amino-acid sequence MPTTRAMTPPSTNENFFSTILCKGKEWVIEKHTNNLCTLFPSFSQAEAPESFLHHIRQHTLPADALQLATMPEGATVFVKIQNVNYCVTWHWIDENTEYRSVTVYSINNESFQNAALHKEELDVLFESMHDGIWVIDGNGITQRVNKAMERIAGIKAEEVIGKHVSEAVEMGYTTTCVTLRALEAGHSVTMFDDYSNGVRCLNTSTPIFDANGEAWRAIACIRDISELKTLQTKLSKYELEAQVYRDKLKTLEKGQAEGILGNSPVMLQLSQDIQRAAHVDAPVLLLGETGTGKTLTAGTIHKQSGRGEGPFISINCGAIPSELLEAELFGYEAGAFSGASEKGKAGMFELADGGTLFLDEIAELPLLMQVKLLHVLDGDGYRKVGGTTQLKPNVRIIAATNKSFDKLLASGTFREDLYYRLRVLIVSIPPLRERAEDIPLLVQHFLTSANLKYNLRKALSPDLLSTLSQNSWPGNVRELRAAVDYLVAMCDQDLITPDYLPPHFLSANENCGATIPSVTHINMKDEVENLERKLIKQALTEGRSTYKAAKLLGTSQSTIVRKAQRYKIGLVEVSHNLS; translated from the coding sequence ATGCCAACAACTCGAGCCATGACACCACCCTCCACAAATGAGAATTTTTTCTCAACCATTCTTTGCAAAGGAAAAGAATGGGTTATTGAAAAGCACACCAACAATCTTTGCACACTTTTCCCTTCATTTTCACAAGCTGAAGCGCCTGAGTCATTTCTGCATCACATTCGACAACATACACTTCCTGCAGATGCTTTACAGCTCGCAACTATGCCGGAAGGCGCAACAGTTTTTGTTAAAATTCAGAATGTTAATTACTGTGTGACGTGGCACTGGATCGATGAAAACACTGAATACCGTTCAGTCACGGTTTACAGCATCAACAATGAGAGCTTCCAAAACGCAGCCCTCCATAAAGAAGAGCTCGATGTCCTTTTTGAATCAATGCATGATGGCATTTGGGTAATTGACGGGAACGGTATTACTCAGCGCGTAAACAAAGCTATGGAGCGCATCGCTGGTATCAAAGCAGAAGAAGTAATAGGCAAGCACGTCTCAGAAGCGGTTGAAATGGGCTATACAACAACGTGTGTAACCTTGAGAGCTTTAGAAGCAGGCCACTCTGTAACAATGTTTGATGACTACAGCAATGGCGTACGTTGCCTTAACACCAGCACCCCTATCTTTGATGCAAATGGTGAAGCATGGCGAGCAATTGCATGTATCCGAGACATCAGTGAACTGAAGACATTGCAGACAAAGCTCAGTAAATATGAACTGGAAGCACAAGTATATAGAGACAAATTAAAAACTTTAGAAAAAGGTCAAGCTGAAGGAATACTTGGTAACAGCCCTGTTATGCTGCAACTTTCGCAGGACATCCAGCGGGCTGCGCACGTTGACGCTCCAGTGCTTTTGTTAGGTGAAACCGGTACTGGTAAAACACTCACAGCCGGCACTATCCACAAACAAAGCGGACGCGGCGAAGGACCCTTTATATCTATTAACTGTGGGGCTATTCCGAGTGAGCTTCTAGAAGCAGAACTTTTCGGGTATGAGGCGGGAGCATTCTCCGGCGCTTCCGAAAAAGGCAAGGCCGGAATGTTTGAACTTGCAGATGGAGGAACGCTCTTCCTTGATGAGATTGCCGAACTTCCTTTACTCATGCAGGTTAAGCTGTTGCACGTTCTTGACGGTGACGGCTACCGAAAGGTCGGAGGAACCACACAGCTGAAGCCTAATGTGCGCATTATTGCTGCAACTAACAAATCTTTTGACAAGCTGCTTGCTTCCGGCACCTTCCGGGAAGATCTGTACTACCGCCTGCGCGTTCTTATTGTGTCCATCCCGCCATTGCGTGAACGCGCAGAGGATATTCCATTACTAGTACAGCACTTCCTCACCAGTGCGAATTTGAAATACAATCTTCGTAAGGCTCTTTCACCAGACCTGCTTTCGACACTTTCTCAAAACAGTTGGCCGGGCAACGTCCGAGAACTTCGTGCAGCCGTAGACTACCTCGTTGCCATGTGTGATCAGGATCTTATTACTCCCGACTATCTTCCGCCGCATTTTCTTTCTGCAAATGAAAACTGCGGAGCGACGATACCAAGCGTCACTCACATCAACATGAAAGATGAAGTAGAAAATCTGGAGCGCAAGCTTATCAAACAGGCATTAACTGAAGGCAGGAGCACATACAAAGCTGCAAAACTACTCGGAACCAGCCAGTCAACCATTGTCCGCAAGGCTCAACGATACAAAATCGGCCTCGTCGAGGTAAGCCACAATCTCTCGTAA
- a CDS encoding S1 family peptidase, protein MYSRHFFSRILFLTLLLAMVCGCSNRQFISGTKTYQSKDCIRVLDINEDEAWEIGVAVAATTFDRVQATPGTNLIHANHYGPIMGQARATIEPIELRSKTNKNLSGFVYDVYSKGSGLNRTLVPSYMASDFATELQQYIETQQIRSNVLCGFEKSYPKGMLGRATGTCWLVDSRGYLVTCEHVAGNKRTLEIVLPNGTTRTATVVLTDKTNDLAILKIDPLPEAYRPIPVALTTLSNVGESIYILGFPKGEKVGNSLKMSDGIISSLLGFQNNTTEYQLNAPINGGNSGGPVFNTRGTAVGVVSSKLVALGTEGIGYVKKTNGLALLFAQVGISPLPSINKTFAAEEIYTQYRNSVFLIRRY, encoded by the coding sequence ATGTACTCTCGTCACTTTTTTTCCCGTATTCTATTCCTTACGCTGCTTCTCGCAATGGTTTGCGGATGTTCTAACCGGCAGTTCATCTCCGGCACAAAGACATACCAGAGCAAAGATTGCATCCGGGTTCTAGATATTAATGAGGACGAAGCATGGGAAATTGGAGTTGCCGTTGCGGCAACTACGTTCGACAGAGTTCAGGCAACACCGGGTACTAATTTAATACATGCAAACCATTACGGCCCGATTATGGGGCAAGCCCGTGCGACCATTGAGCCAATTGAACTCCGCTCAAAGACTAACAAAAATCTTTCAGGCTTTGTTTACGATGTGTATTCAAAAGGTAGCGGACTCAACCGCACCCTTGTTCCCAGCTATATGGCAAGCGATTTTGCAACAGAGTTGCAACAATACATTGAGACACAACAAATTCGAAGCAATGTTCTCTGCGGTTTTGAAAAAAGCTACCCAAAAGGGATGTTAGGACGCGCTACGGGAACATGCTGGCTCGTAGATTCCCGTGGCTATCTTGTTACATGCGAGCATGTTGCAGGTAACAAACGTACTCTGGAAATTGTTTTGCCGAACGGTACCACCCGAACTGCGACTGTCGTTCTTACCGACAAAACTAATGATTTAGCCATTCTTAAAATTGATCCGCTTCCGGAAGCATACCGCCCCATTCCTGTTGCTCTTACTACACTCAGCAATGTTGGAGAATCCATATACATCCTCGGTTTTCCAAAGGGAGAAAAAGTCGGCAACTCCCTCAAAATGTCAGACGGCATCATCAGTTCTTTGCTCGGCTTTCAAAATAATACCACGGAATACCAACTCAACGCCCCTATCAACGGCGGAAACAGTGGCGGCCCTGTATTCAACACTCGTGGTACAGCAGTAGGAGTTGTTAGCTCCAAGCTGGTAGCACTTGGCACGGAAGGTATCGGATACGTTAAAAAAACAAACGGACTTGCCTTACTTTTTGCTCAGGTTGGAATCTCTCCTCTGCCGTCAATCAACAAGACTTTTGCAGCAGAGGAAATTTACACTCAGTACAGAAACTCTGTCTTCTTGATTAGGCGCTACTAA